The genomic interval CTTGACTACTACTTTAAGGCTTTGGCCAATTACCAGAAAATTAACTACCTGCCTGGCATTTCCTCGGTCCTCAACAATATTGGAGTTGTTCATTTGTACCAAAAAATCTACGATAAGGCTTTAGAATACTACAACAAATCGTTATCCATTGAGGAAACCCTAAAGAGCGATGAAGGGATTGGTACTTCGTACCTAAACATTGGCGAAGTTTACCGAAAAAAAGGCGATTTGCAAAAGGCCGTCGATTACTACCTCAGAGCTTTAGTTTACGCTAACCGTACAAATGACCTTGATGGTATTGGAACCATTTACAATGAGCTGGCAGGCATTAACATCGAAAACGGCTCCACTGACGATGTTTTGAAGTACTTAAAGTTAGCTTATAATACATTTTTAAGTACAAATAGCCCACAACGACTTGCAGAGTGTCTAATAAACTTTGGGAAATACTACCAGGCTATAGGCAACATCAATCAGGCCATAAAGCATTACAGCCAAGCCCTTGAACTTGCCGATAAAAACAAACTACTTGAAATTCAAAGCAATGCCCATTGTCAGCTAAGTACACTGTTCGACAAGCAAGGCAACACCGTATTGGCATACTCCCACTTCAAGAAGTATATTGAAACCCGCGATAGCCTATTTAACGAGGATAACACCCGAAAATCCATTCAAGCTGAATTCTTTTACAAGTTTGAGCGCCAACAGGAAGAACACAGAATTGCCGAAGCCAAAAAAGAAGCGGAATACGCTGAACGTTTAAGGCGCGAAAAAGTGGTCAAAATTTCACTTATCACAATAATAAGCCTTGGTACTATTCTAATTGGGTTCATTCTATTCTATCTAAATAAAATCAAATTAAAAAACGAGGAGCTCAAGTTCCACCAAAAGGAAATCCTTGAAAAAAACGAGGAGCTCCAGCAGCAACAGGAAGAAATTTTGGCCCAACGCGACGAGATTGAGCGAAAAAACGTAATCCTTGAACAATCGCAACAGATAATAGCCGATAAGAACGAAAGGATGATTAGCAGTATAGAGTATGCCAGAACAATCCAAAACGCGTTGCTACCAAAACCTGAAAAATTTTCGGAATTGTTTTCGGACTACTTTGTTATATACCAACCCAAGGACATTGTGAGCGGCGACTTTTACTGGATTAGCAGCGATGAGCGATACTCCTATGCTGCAGTTATGGACTGTACAGGGCATGGTGTGCCTGGCGCTTTCATGTCGATGATTGGAAACACCTTGCTTAACATGATTGTGATTGAGTGGGGTGTTAACCAACCATCAAAGGTTCTTGAGGCGCTTAACGAGCAGCTGCGCGAAGCCCTGAAACAAAAAGAGGTAGGTAATATTGTTTTGGCAGGTATTGATATTGCCTTTGTAACCATCGATAAGCATGAAAGGAAAATCTACTTCTCAGGCGCAGCACGACCCATGCTAATCATCCAAAACGGCGAGATGCAACTGGTAAAAGGCAGCATCCGCTCCACTGGCGGTTTTCAACCGGCAAACACCAAACCTTTTGAGGATGTTTGCTTTGATCTCCTTTCGCCAACAAACATCTACCTATTCTCCGATGGCTACTCCGATCAATTCAGTATTGATAAAAAGAAATTTGGCTTACAACGTTTTACTGAACTTATCTATCAATCGCATAGCAAACCCATGGCTGCACAACGCGACTTGCTAATCCAAATGATGGAGAACCATTTACATGGTGCTGACCAACTTGATGACATCTGCGTGATGGGACTTCGGTTAGCATGATGCTACCTGATACTCAAATCGGGGTACTCAAGCCGAACATGGTAAATATTCTGTAACTTCTTCTTAAAAATTGTCTTTATCAGCGAAATATCCCTAAGCGTAACATCGGCAAAGCCGTACTGCCCTGAGTTAAGCTGATCATCGATAATCCTCTCGACCAACTGATCGATACTTTGTACGGTATACTCCTTAAGGCTACGCGAGGCTGCCTCAACGGCATCGGCCATCATCACGATAGCTGTTTCCTTGGTTTGCGGTTCTGGCCCTGGGTATGAGAACTTACCCTCGTCGATATTTGCATTCTCAGCCTGCAATTCCTTATTGTAGAAGTACTTAACCTTGCTTGTACCATGATGCATCTTTATAAAGTCAACTATTTGACTCGGTAATCCTACCTTAGCGGCAATTTTCACCCCTTCATGCACATGATTTATGATAATCTCCGCACTTTTAACATTATCAACATTCTCATGAGGATTGAATCCGCCCTGCTGATTCTCAATAAAGAACATAGGGTTAGCCATTTTCCCAATATCGTGGTATAGGGCTCCAGCCCTAACCAGTAAAGGATTACCGCCAACACGCTGAACAGCGCTTTCGGCTAAATTGGCCACCTGTAAGGAGTGCTGGAAGGTTCCAGGAGCAACCTCGGCTAGCTTTCGGAGCAAATCGAGGTTGGTATCGGAAAGTTCAATAAGCGTGATATCGGACAAAAACCCAAAAAACTTCTCAATAATGTAAACTAATTGGTACGAAGCAAGAAGCAACAAAGCGTTTATACCATACCATAATGCGACGAACCAGTTTACTCCTTTGAGTGAGCCATCGCCAACAAGATATAGGCTTAATGTTAACGTCAAGTAGGAAAAGTAAACAAGCCCCACAGTTTTAAATAGTTGACCACGGTTGTATAATTGGGACAATCCAATTATTGCCACTATGCCAGCAATAAAGTTGGTGAATACAAACTCAAAGCTGTTGGGGACTAAAAATGCTACAAGAAAAATGGTAATAAGATGAACAAAAAGGGCAAGCCGGGAATCGAAAAAGGCTTTAACAAAAATAGGAACAATGGCTAGTGGAACAACAAAAATACTGAATGTATTGGTTTTGATTACCAGAGCTGAAATTGCGGCCGATACGGTTATTAACATTAAAATAAATAACAGCTTCCTATTATCATTCAATACCTCGTTTCGGAAATTCAATAGGAAAAGGAAAAGAACAATGTAGAGCGATGCAATAAGTATCATATTCCCAAAGAGAATGACAAATAAATTTTTTGCTCCCAAGCGTTTATCATACTCTTTTTTGAGCGATTCAAGAATCTGGTAAATCTCTGAGTTAACCACCTCGCCCTTCACTACAATTTTCTCACCGGATTGTATCAACCCCTTAGTAATTGAAATATTTGATATTAGCTCATTACTGAACTTTTGCGTTGCAACCTCATCATAAAACAGGTTTGGTTGAATGTATTCCTTAAGGTTAATCATTTCCCACAAACCTACCAGTCCAGGACTTAAGCTTTTAGTGAAGTCGCTTGCCTTTGAATTTAAAAGCTTAACAGCCTTTTGAACCGTATAAACCTCATCGAACCACTTATCATATGCCACATTATTGATAACAACAGCCAAACCCTGCTTGAGCATGCTATTTGAAATGGCGCTCTCATCCTGATTGATAATACCATTTAGGTATATCTGATTTAGGTTATCGGCAACAAACTTTTCTAGCTTCGGTTTTACTTTCAGGTAATTTGCTTTAGAAGTTTTTGATACATTCTGACTTGTAATGAACTTGTCAAATGCCAAGTCGAAATTGGCACGAAATCTCTCCAGCTGCTGCGTGTTAATGGTAGAATCGTACCGGTAAAACGATTTGAACTCCTTTAGTAACTTGCTTTTTTCGGCAAAGAGCTCTTGCTCTGTCTTATATACCGGAAAGTCGAAAGGGGCATAAAGATCCTCATGCATCCATGGTCGTCCTTTCTGGAATTCATAGCTAAATCGACCTTCACGCGGCATTATTGTAACCACAATGAGGTACGACACCACAAATAATACAAATGCGATAATGTGTTTTATTCTGCTTTTTGGGTTCGTAGCCATATCAATTTTTTTATAAAAGTACTAACATTTATTTGTCATTGAAATGTATTGAGGGTCAATATTTACCACGCTCAAACCCAGTTCCTTACCAGCATTGAGCATAAGGGTATAGGCCTCAAAAAAATCGTTACGGATTTCCCCATCCAGGATAGCATCCTTAATCCTATTTTTAATTATCCCCACCTCCCTGCAGGGTTTCAGGTTAAAGGCTTCCATAATCATTTCGCCTGTAACCGGTGGCTGAAAATTCCTAATGGAATCTTTTTCCTCCACCTCCTTTAGCTTCTTCCTTACAATCCTAAAGTTTGCCAGATGTTTCCGAACAGTGCTATCGTTCTTTGAGGTTATATCGGCTTCGCAAAGCATCATCAGGTCATCAATATCGTCGCCTGCATCAAATAGCAGACGGCGAACAGCCGAATCGGTAACAACCTCCTGCGATAAAACGATTGGTCTAAGATGAAGCAGAACCATTTTTTGAACATATTTCATCTTATCGTTAAGGGGCAGCTTGAGCTTACGAAATATTTCAGGGATCATTTTTGCACCCAAAAATTCGTGTCCATGAAAAGTCCACCCTTGACCCGCCACAAAGCGTTTTGTTTTTGGCTTGCCAATGTCGTGAAGCAATGCAGCCCACCGCAACCAAAGGTTGTCGGTTTTCTGCGACAGGTTATCTAACACCTCAAGCGTATGGTAAAAGTTATCCTTATGCGATACTCCATTGCGCGATTCCACTCCCTTCATTGCCGCCAGTTCCGGGAAAATATGTTGCAATAGCCCTGTTTGTTCAAGAAGTAACCACCCTACCGATGGCCGTGGCGAAGCCATCATCTTATTTATTTCGTCCACAACCCGCTCAATGGAAACAATAGTAATGCGTGAGCTCATTTCACGGATAGCATCCAGGGTTTTGAGCTCAATATCAAAGTTTAGCTGTGTTGCAAACCTGATTGCCCTGAGCATACGCAAAGGGTCGTCGGAAAAGGTGGTGGCGGGGTCGAGCGGTGTGCGTATTGTCTTACTTTTTAAATCCTGCAAACCGTTGAACGGATCAATTAGCTCACCAAAGTTTCGTTTGTTCAGCCCTATTGCAAGGGCATTTATGGTAAAATCGCGCCTTTTCTGATCGTCCTCAAGCGAACCGTTTTCAACTATTGGCTTTCGGGAGTCGAGCCTGTACGATTCCTTTCGGGCACCTACAAACTCAATATCCCACTCGTTGTGCTTTAGCTGTGCTGTTCCAAAGTTTTTGAAATAGGTTACCTTCCGTGCCCTAAGCCTTTGAGCCACCTTGCGTGCAAAATCTACCCCGCTGCCTACAACAACTATATCGATATCCTTCGATGGTCGGTTCAGTAAAATGTCCCTCACAAAACCTCCAATAACGTAAGCATCAACCCCCTCAATCTCTGCCACATCCGATATTACTCTAAATATGTTGCTTTTTAGGTATTCCTTCATATTGTTATGTTATGCCTGACAAAATTACAACTTATCAAACTTTTAGCCTAAATTTTTGTTTAATAGTAAAAATGCATTGTTTAAAACATCGCAATGATAAAATGACATATATCAGCTTAAAATATTCAACAAAATTATGCCAATAAATGTTTTGGTATTACTTTTGCATCGAAATATGTAAATAATTTGATTTATTAATAAATAAACCAGTAACACTATGATTGAGCACTTAACAGCAGAAACATTCAAGCAGAAAGTATTTGATTACGAAAAGAATAACGAGTGGAAGTTTGAGGGCGACAAGCCTGCCATCATCGATTTCTATGCCGATTGGTGTGGTCCCTGCAAAATGGTAGCACCTATTCTGGAAGAACTTGCCAAGGAATATGAGGGCAAGCTCAATATTTACAAGGTAGATACCGAGGAAGAGCAGGAACTTGCTGCGGTTTTTGGAATTCGAAGCATTCCTTCGTTACTCTTTATTCCGCTAAATGATCAGCCTCAAATGGCTATGGGTGCTTTACCCAAGGACACCTTTAAAAAGGCATTCAAGGATGTTTTAGGTGTTGAGTAATTGAACCTATTTGTAATAAATGAAAAGGAGCCAATGGCTCCTTTTTTTTATTCTGGTTGATTTTGCGTTAGATACCAGAAAGCATGGCCTTAAAACCTTAACCCTAAACTTTGAATTCCGCTTCGCGGGACTGGCTCTTTTCCCCTGTAAGGCGAGAGGCGGGACTTTTATCCTTTATCCTTTATCCTTTAATGACTATCAATCCCCATCAGCATCAAAAACAAATGCTTTTGCATCTTTGAAATCTCACCCATGTATTCCCTTACAGCCTTAACGCTTCCGGGTAATGTGTACACAAATGTAGTTCCCATTAACCCAGCAACGCCTCTACTAAGCAAAGCGTTTGGTTTTTCGGCCCCATACTTTAAGCGGATGTGCTCCATAATCCCGGGAATTTCTTTATCGAGCAATGGTTTTACAACATCGGGAGTAATATCGCGCGGGCCAATTCCAGTTCCGCCAGTTGTTAAAACCATGTCGTATTTAGAGTTTCGTGCTTCAATCAGTCTGTTCTCTAGCAAATCTCGGTCGTCGGGAATAATTTCAGTTTCCACCTCTAACTGCCAGGATATGGAGTTAAAGAAATCGGAAACAAGTTTAGCAACCTCAGGACCGCTAAGGTCCTCATACTCGCCCCTACTTGCCCTGTCGCTTAAAGTAATTACTTTTACCCTGTAAACCTTTGGGTAAAAGCAAAGCTCATCGCCTGCTTTTAAGGAACCTCCTTTCAGTACCCGAACAAATATCCCCTCCTTAGGCATCACACAGTTACCCACCTGACGGTAGATGGCGCACCCATCGCCATGGCACGATTTGCCAATTTGTGTCACCTCAAGTTCAACACCAGCACCCACAAAACGGTCGCCTGGCTTTGTCCTGTAAAGTTCAAGGCCATGAGTGGTGATATTTTCGGCAAAATCGCCATACTTTACAGGCAGACCGCTAGCCTTTGTAAACTTATCGATACTCTCAACGCCGAGCATGCTCACCTGACGATGCCAGGCACCAGCATGTGCATCGCCTTTAACACCAAGCGAGTTTAGCTCAATACTATCAACTGCATGCTTAGTTGTTCCTTTTTTTTCGGAGATATTTACCGATACAACCTTTACAGTAATGGGATTAGTTTGCTCCATAGCTAATCAATATCCTTTTTGGTTTTCTCAATTAGTTCAACGCGTTCAATAACCATTTGCTTGTCAACAGCCTTGCTCATGTCGTAAATGGTAAGGAGCGCCACGGTTGCTGCTGTTAGTGCCTCCATCTCCACACCGGTTTGCCCAATGCACTTGGCGTAACTTTTAACCTCAACCCCATTTTCGCAAAGGGTAGCTTTAACATCAACTTTAGTAAGCATGAGTGTATGGCAAAGCGGAATTAGTTCAGGGGTTCGCTTAGCAGCCTGTATGCCAGCAATCTCCGCAATGGTTAAAACATCACCCTTTTTCATTTGGTTATCACGGATCAACTTTACCGTTTGGGGTAGTAAACGAATAAAGCCAGTTGCGCTAGCCTCGCGTATCTGATTGGGTTTATGACCAACATCAACCATATTGGCCTTGCCATTTTTATCGGTGTGCGATAGTTCCATATCAGCCTCCAATGTTGTAAAACTCACCGCTACGGTTTGCAACACCGCAAGCAGGTTTATTTTTTATAGCCATTTCAATTGCTTGCTGTATGCCTAACTCCCTTACGTTATATCCCTTGTCGCTAAAAAGGCATGGTTTAAGAATTCCATCGGCGGTTAAGCGCAACCTGTTACAGGTGCTACAATCTCCACCCTCGCCACCCTCAACAACGCCAAAGACACCATCATCGAGGTTCATCTTTGGGATAAAACGGGCAATAAAGCCATTAGAGTTAGCAAATGCTTTAACGGCTTGCGCATCGGGTTCGTTAGAATTGTTTTCTACCACGCAATTCAATTTTATGGGGTTAAAACCCACCTTTTTGGCTTCCTCAAGCCCCTCCAGCACATCGGATAGCGAGCCAACCCTTGTTATAGCCTTATACTTTTGGGGATCTAACGTATCGAGACTAACATTTATGCGTTTTAATCCGGCATCGTAAAGGGGTTGAGCAAATTGTTTCAAAAGCGTTCCGTTGGTAGTCAAACCTAAATCGGTAATACCCTCAACAGTTTTAAGCATCCTTACCAAGTCCACAATTCCTTTGCGGACTAGCGGTTCGCCACCAGTAATGCGAACCTTTTCAAAACCATGCTGAACCGCAATCCGAGCTATTTCTACAATTTCCTCAAAGGTTAAGACCTGGTTATGGGGTATTTGGACAATACCCTCCTCGGGCATGCAGTAGGTACACCGCAGGTTACACCTATCGGTAACCGATATCCTGAGGTAATTAATGCGCCTGTTAAATTGGTCGAACATCCAAAAGTTCTCCTTTTTTGAGCTCTTTTACTCCAAGCGGAATAGCTGCAATGCCTGTAGCCTTTGCCAACGAAAATATATGGGCTGAACCATGGAACTCAAGAGGTTCAACCTCCCCTTTATCGTTAACAATAACAGGGAAAAGCCCTAAACGTTCAGCTCGTTTTCGGGAATAATCAATTGCTAAGGGCAACTTGTATGTCCTAGCATAAGGCTCATTGCATTGCATCATCATCAGGAGTGCAGGTTTTACCAGCAACTCAAACTGTACAAACGATGATACAGGATTACCGGGCAATCCAAATATTAATTTATTGCCAGCAACTCCAAATGTGGTTGGTTTTCCGGGTTGAACTGCAATGGAATCGAATAGGATTTTAACACCCAAACGCTCCATAATTCTTGGGACATAATCAAAATCGCCCATGGAAACGCCACCTGTAAGCACTACCACATCGCTTTCAGCCAAAGCCCTAGCAATGGCTTTTTCGGTAACCTCCTCGGTATCGCCAACTATACCATGGTACATTGGAATTGCACCTGCTGAAATTACCTGTGCAATTAGTTGATGTCCATTGCTATTCCTAATCTTACTACCCTGTGGTATTTCAGTTGGCTCAACAAGCTCATCGCCGGTTGGCAAAATTGACACTCTAGGCCTTACCGAAACGATTGGGGAATGACATCCGAGTGCAGCCATTATGGCTATATGCTGTGGCTTAATAAGGGTTCCTTTGCTTAACGGCGACTCACCAATTTTGATGTCCTCGCCAAGTTCACAGATGTTAGATTTTGGTTTACTGCCTTTAAAGCGAATAGTTCCATCGGACAATAACTCGGTATCCTCAACAGGTATAACACAATCAGCTCCATTGGGTATGGGTGCGCCAGTCATTATCTTCGAGCATGTGCCCTGGGCTATAGTTTTTTGGGGTGTAGTCCCTGCTGCAATTACCTCAATTACTGTAAGGGGATTATCCAAATCTGCAGCCCTACAGGCATAACCATCAACCGCCGTTTTGCGGAATGGCGGCATATTTATATCGGAAACCACATCATGCCTCAACACTCGGTTGAGACTTTCCGATAATGAAACACGCTCTTCGCTATTCAAAGCGGTAACGCTTTGTTCTACAATCCTTATCGCCTTATCTAACGATATCATACCTCTGATTCATTGTTTTGCAAATATGAACAAAAAAGTTGTTACCGAAAAGTATTTTTTTTCATATCGATTTGTATTATTAAACCAAAGTACCATGAATTAACAAATTTAACCGGGCTAATTTTAGGTGAATGAATCGGAATGAATCGGAATGAATCGGAATAGACAGAATATGATGGAGTAAGAGGAAATTAGAGGAAGTTAGAGGAATAGTAAAAAAGTGAACGGCACAACCAAACGACCATGAATTAAAAAATTCAACAGGGCTAATTTTAGAGGAATGAGTCGGAATAAATCGGAATGAGTCGGAATAAGGAGAATATGATGGAGTTAGTCCGTTAAACGTGAACCGTGAGCCGTTAAACGCAATGTTTGAGGCGGGAATGAGTCGGAATGAGTCGGAATAAGCAGAATATGATCGTGTTAGAGGAAATTAGAGGAAGTTAGAGGAATAGTAAAAAAGTGAACGGCACAACCAAGCGACCATGAATTAACAAATACAACCGGCCTAATAAAAATGTGGATACAGAAACATTTTTAGAGAAGATTAGTCAATAGAAACACAATAAAACATTTAAACAACTTGTTTCTATTAAATTATCGAGGTAATCCCGACTTATTAAAATCTTTCATTCCGAGATCTCGTAATGATTAGATTTTGTTAGTCGATTCGTCAATTGAAAAGTTCAATTGACGAATTTGGATTAAATGTCGTTTAGTCAAGGGTATTTGTCATGTTGCGCGCAAACGAAACATCACACTGTCGTACTGAGTCCCGATTTATAGGGATAGACATCGCCGTAGCATCTCATTGCTCTTTTCTCTTCAATCCTTTGAAGAGATCCCTCGCCTTTGCTCGGGATGACAAAAACCCCTATCTTCCTTTCTGCTCCCTTGTCATGCTGAGCTAGCCGAAGCATCTCTTTACCTTTAATCCTTGTTGTTTTTTTGTAACCCGCTCTTTGCCTTGCTTTTCTGTTGCGATGCAACGTTTCAGGATTGCTCTTTGGAAAATGTATTGCGTGCATCGCAAAATAATTTGAACACCTCAATACCCCGGGTTAAAACCCAGGGCTAATGTGATTTGCCCTTTCAGGGAGAATGATGCACGCGTCGGGAGACGAGCACTAACAGGTGGGGTTACAGATATTACGTCCTTACGGGGCTGAAAGCGTTGTTCGTGAAACTATTGTCATGTTGAGCGCAAGCGAAACATCTCATGGGGTCGATTAGAGATCCTTCGCTATGCTCAGGATGACAAATGAAGTTATTTGTGTAAGTTGCACGTTGTTCGTTGTACGTGAAATTGACCTCACCCCCGCCCCTCTCCTGTCAGGAGAGGGGAGAAGCAATTAGGAAACCTTATTGCAGGACTAAAGTCTCCCCTCTCAGGGGAGATTTAGAGGGGTCATCTAGGTTGAATGTGGAAAAAAACCTCACCCCAGTCCTTTTCCCTGAGAGGGAATGGAGCGGAAGAAGCAGGCAAAGGCATAAAAGCCTGACCCGGCAATGGGTCGGGGGTGGAACGTGGCGGTGGGCTTAGTAAGCGATACCACATGAGGCACGCTTCAGGCGTGGCGAATTGTATCGCGTGGCAGTTCCACCCGCGGGGTACCCATCGGGTCGGGCTTTTCAGCCTTGATTTTCTTTGGTTCTTTCTTGTATCAAGACAAGAAAGAACGTGAAAATCGCTCTTTGCCATGCTTTTCCGTTGCGATGCAACGCTTCAGGATTGTTCTTTGGAAAATGTATTGCGTGCATCGCAAAATAATTTGAACACCTCAATACCCTGGGTTAAAACCCAGGGCTAATGTGATTTGCCCTTTCAGGGCGGAGCGTTAGGTTAAATTACATTTACAAATGGCTTAATAGTCATATTTAGATGTTTATCTTTGCAAAAAAAAAAGAGGTTTTGAAAACAAGAATTATTTTGATTTTTGGGATACTTTTTTATCTAAATGGTTTTTCACAACAGCTAACCCGGATTGATAGCCTAAGTCAACGGCCAAAGCCGGAGTATAGGCTCACGGTTAAGAATACAATTATTCCAGTATCGCTAATCACCTATGGTGTGATTGGTCTTAATAATCCGAAACTGAAACGCTGGAACACTGGAATCCGCAGCGAGGTGTTAGAGCACATAAACACAAAGTACAGAGCCGACGATTACTTTCAGTATGTTCCTGGCCTAGCGGTTTACATACTCGACGATGCGGGACTAAAGGCGAAGCATTCGTTTTGGGACAGAACTGCTATACTTTCTGGCTCGTTTGTTTTGCAATTGGCAGCGGTGCGAGTTCTTAAGCATACAACCGGTGTTATGCGGCCCGATAGTAGTTCTGCAACCTCATTCCCATCGGGACATACTGCTATGGCCTTTACAGGAGCTGAGTTTTTGTGGCAGGAGTACAAGGACCATACAGTATGGATTGGTGTGGCTGGTTATGCCATTGCTGGTACAATTGGTTTTGCAAGGGTTATAAATAACAAGCATTGGATAACCGATGTTTTTGCAGGTGCAGGAATTGGAATGCTAAGTACTAAAATATCGTACTATACTTACGAACGATTTAAACTAAAACAACGGAGTAGGGGTCAAACGCATGCTGTAATTGTTCCCTACTTTAATGGAAATGGAATGGTGGGTTTAGCAGCGGGCATTCAATTTTAATGCATGTTCAGGTACATCGATATACGTTCATACTTTAACCGGGTTGGTTTTGCTTTTAGGGCATTGAAAAGCCCTAACTTCAGGATGTTCTTTTATGGGCAGATTGTTTCGCTCATGGGCACCTACATTCAGAACTTGGCGTTAGGTTGGCTTATATATCGGTTAACCGATTCCCCTTTTCTGCTTGGGTTAGTAGGTTTTGCAGGTCAAATCCCATCACTTTTTCTAACGCCAATAGCCGGCGTTTACGCCGACAGGGTAAACCGAAGGTATGTGCTTATTGGTTCGCAGGCTTTATCAATGGTGATGGCCTTTACCCTAGCAGCGCTTTACCTTACTGGAGTGCTTCAAATTTGGCATATCATACTGATTGCTGTTATAAATGGAGTTTCGCTTGCTTTCGATACCCCATTCCGTCACGCTTTTCTGCTGGAGATGGTTGGCGACAGGGACTTGCTTCAGAATGCCATAGCGTTGAACTCAACACTGATTAACTCGGCCCGTTTTATTGGGCCTACCATAGGCGGTTTTATTATTGCGTTGTTGGGCGAAGGGTGGTGCTTTATAATCAATGGGTTAAGTTTCATGGCGGTTATAGCATCGTTAATGTCGATGAGGGTAAAGCCCATGAATACTCATCATCACCATGGTTCCATCTTCCAGGAACTGGCTGAGGGTTTAGCCTATTCATACCGGAATAAAACAATTAGGTATCTGCTTTTACTAATTTCGTCAATTGGGTTTATTGGCTTGCCGTTTCAGGTGTTTATGCCCGTTTTTGCCCGCGATATCCTTCATGGTAACTCACAGTTGCTTGGATTTCTCACTGGCTCGCTTGGTGCTGGTGCATTGG from Tenuifilum sp. 4138str carries:
- a CDS encoding phosphatase PAP2 family protein, which encodes MKTRIILIFGILFYLNGFSQQLTRIDSLSQRPKPEYRLTVKNTIIPVSLITYGVIGLNNPKLKRWNTGIRSEVLEHINTKYRADDYFQYVPGLAVYILDDAGLKAKHSFWDRTAILSGSFVLQLAAVRVLKHTTGVMRPDSSSATSFPSGHTAMAFTGAEFLWQEYKDHTVWIGVAGYAIAGTIGFARVINNKHWITDVFAGAGIGMLSTKISYYTYERFKLKQRSRGQTHAVIVPYFNGNGMVGLAAGIQF
- a CDS encoding MFS transporter, which gives rise to MFRYIDIRSYFNRVGFAFRALKSPNFRMFFYGQIVSLMGTYIQNLALGWLIYRLTDSPFLLGLVGFAGQIPSLFLTPIAGVYADRVNRRYVLIGSQALSMVMAFTLAALYLTGVLQIWHIILIAVINGVSLAFDTPFRHAFLLEMVGDRDLLQNAIALNSTLINSARFIGPTIGGFIIALLGEGWCFIINGLSFMAVIASLMSMRVKPMNTHHHHGSIFQELAEGLAYSYRNKTIRYLLLLISSIGFIGLPFQVFMPVFARDILHGNSQLLGFLTGSLGAGALVGAFYLASRKSIRSLPKIILVSSILFGIGLFVFSLSSNIAVSLGVIFITGFGMIVLFAATNTLLQHIVDEDKRGRVVALYGLSFMGITPLGSLLLGSISPTFGVQLTLTISGLLCLLAVVLFGRNYGTIAQTVKRFENSH
- a CDS encoding molybdopterin molybdotransferase MoeA, whose product is MISLDKAIRIVEQSVTALNSEERVSLSESLNRVLRHDVVSDINMPPFRKTAVDGYACRAADLDNPLTVIEVIAAGTTPQKTIAQGTCSKIMTGAPIPNGADCVIPVEDTELLSDGTIRFKGSKPKSNICELGEDIKIGESPLSKGTLIKPQHIAIMAALGCHSPIVSVRPRVSILPTGDELVEPTEIPQGSKIRNSNGHQLIAQVISAGAIPMYHGIVGDTEEVTEKAIARALAESDVVVLTGGVSMGDFDYVPRIMERLGVKILFDSIAVQPGKPTTFGVAGNKLIFGLPGNPVSSFVQFELLVKPALLMMMQCNEPYARTYKLPLAIDYSRKRAERLGLFPVIVNDKGEVEPLEFHGSAHIFSLAKATGIAAIPLGVKELKKGELLDVRPI